In Pelomonas sp. SE-A7, one genomic interval encodes:
- a CDS encoding GAF domain-containing protein gives MFVQSSSDSSHDGPVDGPDELQRLRQELARLQAERAVIDAIQLALAGRPGMQAIYEVIGDQLSRIFGDQGVTIRVIDRAAGEVRYPYRLIDGQRHTDDFRTPLLGFTLEVLRTSQPLLVNENLEAVAAALGSVKVLGAQPKSQLLVPMLVGGEARLVLTLHDLHREHAFTEADVRLLQTLAGSMALALENAQLFTETERLLGETAQRNAELAVINGIQQGIASSLDFQAIVDVVGDKLREVFDTQSLSIRWFDDQTDQTLCLYELLGGVKTKIAPLRSSTTASWRRLSQTLQPWVIGSHAEGKAAGIRPVSPLDDVRPFKSMVFVPVLAGDRLRGAIALRHYERENAYGDSELRVLTTVARAMGVALENVRLFDQTQHLLKETEQRNAELAVINSIQQGMAGALDFRDIVELVGQKLCQVLRSEDIGIRWYDHETCSVHYLYEVEHGQHLQIPVAQATAERFAQVTSLRVPVVRNTVAEQLAVNEGAMAGTDQAQSTLRVPITGKDRVLGCILMEDHRREYAFGEAEVRLLSTVAASMGMALQSARLFDETQRLLRETEQRNAELAIINSVQAGLVAKMDMQGIYDLVGDKIRDIFDAQVVDISLLDASDGLLHFPYAIERGQRFPDEPMAVSGLRGHVIAERQPLLISESMREIAARYGTATPIQGEFPRCGLFVPMLVGDEAKGVISLQNLDREHAFGDADVRLLQTLANSMSVALENARLFDETQRLLKETEQRNAELAVINSIQQGIAGSLDFQGIVDLVGETLRRVLGSEDIAIRWFDAPTGLLHCLYEIEHGRRLQVAPAQPVPGGMWDRISGSRQPYLRSTLEQDQQTIAMPGTDRAKSVIYVPIIASDRVLGLLGLEDHQKEYAYGDAELRLLQTIASAMGVALQSARLFDETQRLLKETEQRNAELAVINSIQQGIAGSLNFQGIVDLVGDKLGEVMHCDSVGIRWIDQDSRTTHYLYETEHGERLYLQPRVMAADDPRWLAGLRLREPTIFGTLAEQAAQGVSAQPGTDQAPSIVIMPFANGERLLGQVVLEEHSREHAFGPAEVRLLQTVASSMGVALESARLFDETQRLLKETDARAAELAIIADVQQGLGDKLDAQAIYRLVGDKLRGLFDSQAISIATVDAEAGTRQVVYMLERGQPIVVPEGPISPLLSHVANQAQPLLINERLDETLKALGIQRNIIPGTEMSRSLLRVPVLQGGRVVAVIGLDNVDRENAFSDSDLRLLSTLAGSLSVALEGARLFQQTQQRANELATVNALGQALSSKIELGELIQTVGEKLRETFAADIVYVALLDEAAGLIRFPYAVGDELLPLQPGEGLTGKIIETGQALLLNEDVDAAVDAIGATQVGMQTASYLGVPVFVEGRAIGVISVQSTRQKGRFTAADQSLLETLAAGVSVAIRNAQLFAEAREARAAAEGANEAKSAFLATMSHEIRTPMNAVIGMSGLLLDTPLSEDQRDYAGTIRDSGDALLTIINDILDFSKIEAGRMDIEVHPFGLRDCVESALDLVGSRAADKGLDLAYQFEGEVPEWVGGDVTRLRQVLLNLLANAVKFTEQGEVVLSVSAQGDADEAELRFCVRDTGIGLSSEAMGRLFQKFSQADTSTTRKYGGTGLGLAISKRLAELMGGAMWVESEGPGQGSRFLFTIRVPLAERGPEARRDLRGPQALLQGRRLLVVDDNPTNRRILSLQTERWGLTVRSFEGAAPALEAVQAGEAFDLAILDMHMPGMDGRELATRLRALRPQLPLVLFSSLGRREAEDGLFAAHLAKPLHQSQLFDTLVNLLSGEARPERAAAPRAASIDAQMAARHPLRILLAEDNAVNQKLALRLLSQMGYRADVAGNGLEALECLQRQAYDLVLMDVQMPEMDGLEASRRINQRWTNGARPRIVAMTANAMQGDREECLAAGMDDYITKPIRVDALVGALEQTRWRGEVHDGN, from the coding sequence ATGTTCGTGCAGTCGAGTAGCGATTCAAGCCATGACGGGCCCGTTGACGGCCCGGACGAGCTGCAACGCCTGCGCCAGGAGCTGGCGCGCCTGCAGGCCGAGCGCGCGGTGATCGACGCCATCCAGCTCGCACTGGCCGGTCGTCCCGGCATGCAGGCGATCTACGAGGTGATCGGCGACCAGCTCAGCCGCATCTTCGGCGACCAGGGCGTCACGATCCGCGTCATCGATCGCGCGGCCGGCGAGGTCCGCTATCCGTACCGCCTCATCGACGGACAGCGCCATACCGACGACTTCCGCACGCCCTTGCTCGGCTTCACCCTCGAGGTGCTTCGTACCAGCCAGCCGCTGCTGGTCAACGAGAACCTGGAGGCCGTGGCGGCGGCGCTGGGCAGCGTGAAGGTGCTCGGCGCCCAGCCCAAATCGCAGCTGCTGGTGCCGATGCTGGTCGGCGGCGAGGCCCGCCTGGTGCTGACGCTGCACGACTTGCACCGCGAGCATGCGTTCACAGAGGCCGACGTGCGCCTGCTGCAGACCCTGGCCGGCAGCATGGCTCTGGCCCTGGAGAACGCCCAGCTGTTCACCGAGACCGAACGCCTGCTCGGCGAGACCGCGCAGCGCAACGCCGAGCTGGCCGTGATCAACGGCATCCAGCAGGGCATTGCGAGTTCGCTGGACTTCCAGGCCATCGTCGACGTGGTTGGCGACAAGCTGCGCGAGGTCTTCGACACCCAGAGCCTGTCGATCCGCTGGTTCGACGACCAGACCGACCAGACGCTGTGCCTGTACGAGCTGCTGGGTGGGGTCAAGACCAAGATTGCGCCCTTGCGCAGCTCGACCACGGCATCCTGGCGCAGGCTCTCGCAGACGCTTCAGCCCTGGGTCATCGGCTCCCACGCCGAAGGGAAGGCGGCCGGCATCCGGCCCGTGTCGCCGCTCGACGATGTGCGGCCCTTCAAGTCCATGGTTTTCGTGCCGGTGCTGGCCGGCGACCGGCTGCGCGGCGCGATCGCGCTGCGCCATTACGAGCGCGAGAACGCCTATGGCGATTCCGAGCTGCGGGTGCTGACGACCGTGGCCAGAGCCATGGGCGTGGCGCTGGAGAACGTGCGCCTGTTTGACCAGACCCAGCACCTGCTCAAGGAAACCGAGCAGCGCAACGCCGAACTGGCGGTGATCAACAGCATCCAGCAGGGCATGGCCGGCGCGCTGGACTTCCGCGACATCGTCGAACTGGTGGGGCAGAAGCTGTGCCAGGTGCTGCGCAGCGAGGACATCGGTATCCGCTGGTACGACCATGAGACCTGCAGCGTGCACTACCTCTACGAGGTCGAGCATGGGCAGCACCTGCAGATCCCGGTGGCCCAGGCGACCGCGGAGCGCTTTGCCCAGGTGACCAGCCTGCGCGTCCCCGTGGTCCGCAATACCGTGGCCGAACAGCTGGCGGTCAACGAGGGCGCCATGGCCGGTACCGACCAGGCCCAATCGACGCTGCGCGTGCCCATCACGGGCAAGGACCGCGTGCTCGGCTGCATCCTGATGGAGGACCATAGGCGCGAGTACGCCTTCGGCGAGGCCGAGGTCCGCCTGCTCTCGACCGTGGCGGCCAGCATGGGCATGGCCCTGCAAAGCGCCCGCCTGTTCGATGAAACGCAGCGCCTGTTGAGAGAGACCGAGCAGCGCAACGCCGAGCTGGCCATCATCAACAGCGTGCAGGCCGGCCTCGTGGCCAAGATGGACATGCAGGGCATCTACGACCTGGTGGGCGACAAGATCCGCGACATCTTCGATGCCCAGGTGGTCGACATCAGTCTGCTCGATGCGAGCGACGGGCTCCTGCACTTTCCGTATGCGATCGAGCGCGGTCAGCGCTTCCCGGATGAGCCCATGGCGGTCAGCGGCTTGCGCGGCCACGTGATCGCCGAGCGTCAGCCGCTCTTGATCAGCGAGAGCATGAGGGAAATCGCCGCGCGCTACGGCACGGCCACGCCGATACAGGGCGAGTTCCCCCGCTGCGGCCTGTTCGTTCCCATGCTGGTGGGCGACGAGGCCAAGGGCGTGATCTCACTGCAGAACCTGGACCGCGAGCATGCCTTCGGCGACGCCGATGTGCGGCTGCTGCAGACCCTGGCCAACAGCATGAGCGTGGCGCTGGAGAACGCGCGCCTGTTCGACGAGACCCAGCGCCTCCTGAAGGAGACCGAGCAGCGCAATGCCGAGCTGGCGGTGATCAACAGCATCCAGCAGGGCATTGCCGGCTCGCTGGACTTCCAGGGCATCGTCGACCTGGTGGGCGAGACGCTGCGCCGCGTGCTGGGCAGCGAGGACATTGCGATCCGCTGGTTCGACGCCCCGACTGGCCTCCTGCACTGCCTCTACGAGATCGAGCATGGCCGGCGCCTGCAGGTCGCACCGGCCCAGCCCGTCCCCGGCGGCATGTGGGACAGGATCTCCGGCAGCCGCCAGCCCTATCTGCGCAGCACACTCGAGCAGGATCAGCAGACCATCGCGATGCCCGGCACCGACCGCGCCAAGTCGGTCATCTACGTGCCCATCATCGCCAGCGACCGCGTGCTGGGCCTGCTCGGTCTGGAAGACCATCAGAAGGAATACGCCTATGGCGACGCCGAGCTGCGCCTGCTGCAGACCATTGCCTCGGCCATGGGCGTGGCCTTGCAGAGCGCCCGGCTGTTCGACGAAACCCAGCGTCTGCTGAAGGAGACCGAGCAGCGCAACGCCGAGCTGGCGGTGATCAACAGCATCCAGCAGGGCATTGCCGGCTCGCTGAATTTCCAGGGCATCGTCGACCTGGTGGGCGACAAGCTGGGGGAGGTGATGCACTGCGACAGCGTCGGCATCCGCTGGATAGACCAGGACAGCCGCACCACCCACTACCTCTATGAGACCGAGCATGGGGAGCGCCTGTATCTTCAGCCGCGCGTCATGGCGGCCGACGACCCGCGCTGGCTGGCTGGCCTGCGGCTGCGCGAGCCCACCATCTTCGGCACGCTGGCGGAACAGGCGGCCCAGGGCGTCAGCGCCCAGCCCGGCACCGACCAGGCCCCGTCCATCGTGATCATGCCGTTCGCCAATGGCGAGCGCCTGCTGGGCCAGGTCGTGCTGGAAGAGCATTCGCGCGAACATGCCTTCGGCCCGGCCGAGGTGCGCCTCCTGCAGACGGTGGCTTCGTCGATGGGCGTGGCCCTGGAAAGCGCCCGCCTGTTCGACGAGACCCAGCGCCTCTTGAAGGAGACCGATGCCCGCGCCGCCGAGCTGGCCATCATTGCCGACGTGCAGCAAGGCCTGGGCGACAAGCTCGACGCGCAGGCCATCTACCGCCTGGTCGGCGACAAGCTGCGTGGCCTGTTCGACAGCCAGGCCATCAGCATCGCGACGGTCGATGCCGAGGCCGGCACGCGCCAGGTGGTTTACATGCTGGAGCGCGGCCAGCCCATCGTGGTTCCCGAGGGGCCGATCTCGCCGCTGCTGTCGCACGTGGCAAACCAGGCGCAGCCTTTGCTGATCAACGAGCGGCTTGACGAGACGCTGAAGGCCCTGGGCATCCAGCGAAACATCATCCCGGGCACCGAGATGTCCAGGAGCCTGCTGCGCGTGCCGGTGCTTCAGGGCGGGCGCGTGGTGGCCGTCATCGGTCTGGACAACGTGGACCGCGAGAACGCCTTCAGCGACAGCGACCTGCGCCTGCTGTCCACCCTGGCCGGCAGCCTCAGCGTGGCGCTGGAAGGCGCGCGGCTGTTCCAGCAGACCCAGCAGCGTGCCAACGAGCTGGCCACGGTCAATGCGCTGGGCCAGGCGCTGTCCAGCAAGATCGAACTGGGCGAGCTGATCCAGACCGTCGGCGAGAAGCTGCGCGAGACCTTTGCCGCCGACATCGTCTATGTGGCCCTGCTCGACGAGGCGGCCGGGCTGATCCGCTTCCCTTACGCGGTGGGCGACGAGCTCCTGCCGCTGCAGCCGGGCGAGGGTCTGACCGGCAAGATCATCGAGACCGGCCAGGCCCTGCTGCTCAACGAGGACGTGGACGCTGCGGTCGATGCCATAGGCGCCACCCAGGTCGGCATGCAGACCGCCTCCTATCTGGGCGTGCCGGTTTTCGTCGAGGGCCGCGCCATCGGCGTGATCAGCGTGCAGAGCACCCGGCAGAAGGGCCGCTTCACGGCCGCCGACCAGAGCCTGCTGGAAACCCTGGCGGCCGGCGTCAGCGTGGCGATCCGCAATGCCCAGCTGTTCGCCGAGGCGCGCGAGGCACGCGCGGCGGCCGAGGGCGCGAATGAGGCCAAGAGCGCCTTCCTGGCGACCATGAGCCACGAGATCCGCACGCCCATGAATGCCGTCATCGGCATGAGTGGCCTGCTGCTCGACACACCGCTCAGCGAAGACCAGCGCGACTACGCCGGCACCATCCGCGATAGCGGCGATGCCCTGCTGACCATCATCAACGACATCCTGGACTTCTCGAAGATCGAGGCCGGGCGCATGGACATCGAAGTCCATCCCTTCGGCCTGCGCGACTGCGTGGAGTCGGCGCTGGACCTGGTCGGCAGCCGGGCTGCGGACAAGGGCCTGGACCTGGCCTATCAATTCGAGGGCGAGGTGCCGGAGTGGGTCGGCGGCGACGTCACGCGGCTGCGCCAGGTGCTGCTCAACCTGCTGGCCAATGCGGTCAAGTTCACCGAGCAGGGTGAAGTGGTGCTGAGCGTCAGCGCGCAGGGCGATGCAGACGAGGCCGAGTTGCGCTTCTGCGTGCGCGACACCGGCATAGGCCTGAGCAGCGAGGCCATGGGCCGGCTGTTCCAGAAATTCAGCCAGGCCGACACCTCGACCACGCGCAAGTACGGCGGTACCGGCCTGGGCCTCGCCATCAGCAAGCGGCTGGCCGAGCTGATGGGCGGAGCCATGTGGGTGGAGAGCGAGGGCCCCGGCCAGGGCTCGCGCTTCCTGTTCACGATCCGGGTGCCGCTGGCCGAACGCGGCCCCGAGGCACGGCGCGACCTGCGCGGCCCGCAGGCCCTGTTGCAGGGCAGGCGCCTGCTGGTGGTGGACGACAACCCGACCAACCGGCGCATCCTGAGCCTGCAGACCGAGCGCTGGGGGTTGACCGTGCGTTCGTTCGAGGGCGCAGCGCCAGCGCTTGAAGCGGTGCAGGCCGGCGAGGCCTTCGACCTGGCCATCCTCGACATGCACATGCCCGGCATGGATGGCCGCGAGCTCGCCACGCGGCTGCGCGCACTGCGTCCGCAGCTGCCGCTGGTGCTGTTCAGCTCGCTGGGCCGGCGCGAGGCCGAGGACGGCCTGTTCGCCGCCCATCTGGCCAAGCCCCTGCACCAGAGCCAGCTGTTCGACACCCTGGTCAACCTGCTGTCCGGCGAGGCACGACCGGAGCGAGCGGCCGCGCCGCGGGCGGCCAGCATCGACGCCCAGATGGCGGCGCGCCATCCGCTGCGCATCCTGCTGGCCGAAGACAACGCGGTGAACCAGAAGCTGGCCCTGCGCCTGCTCTCGCAGATGGGCTACCGGGCCGACGTGGCGGGCAACGGCCTCGAAGCCCTCGAATGCCTGCAACGCCAGGCCTACGACCTGGTGCTGATGGACGTGCAGATGCCCGAGATGGACGGACTGGAGGCCAGCCGCCGCATCAACCAGCGCTGGACCAATGGGGCGCGGCCGCGCATCGTGGCCATGACCGCCAACGCCATGCAGGGCGACCGCGAGGAATGCCTGGCCGCCGGCATGGACGACTACATCACCAAGCCTATCCGCGTGGACGCCCTGGTCGGGGCGCTCGAACAGACCCGCTGGCGCGGGGAGGTGCACGATGGCAACTGA
- a CDS encoding diguanylate cyclase yields MPVTVDPAPWRLRLNSSPGRIVAAAGLVLVLLAFNVALLLQLEYRSEAERIQVDADRGAQKLASHASNVLDRAARTLDLLQRLRGSGEGGLRDAAQLLGNGGVAGWLVVDARGNLIASGGRELPASVSARPFFRRAAKLSDAALDLAETEVLPGGDPRPVLPMSRRLSGPDGSFVGAVTALIALDDLTAAEEQAGLSGTFTLVGADGRVRARLNDGKLSHGELIDLESLRKRQAQARAELEPLPSRLDGQLRFLALAEPGRYPLLAAVGLEAESALASYRDHRMRILTTGGLVGLLLLGAAWLLILQARRLASSGQLVQSAESRLRATLEGSLDAVLMMRAERNAQGRLDDLTVIDANSRAARLLDVREPIGRRFCELLPSARDSGMLNEFELALASGQTLLSERAAHSPHLHDHWLQHQIVPLEDGVALFTRDISERKAAEVRLDEQRSFLQSLLDYLPIPVFARSLRGANRGDYLFWNRAAERGFHRRRDEVIGHKVRDIVADAEDARRYEQQDLEVQAGGVPRHYPDQHFDSPEGRRYFDMLKAPVFGSDGLPDYVLVIAEDVTEKRGSAERLRLASRVLAEIGDAVLLTDAQDRVIDCNPAFSALTGRAAAQLLGRPATECGLPPVGELDPNTQRWVGESLLMCADGRVLDIWLSVGRISDADGRPSHQVRVFSDISALKRHQEELDEMARLDSLTGLPNRRSFDERLAEALARSGRSGHLLGLLFVDLDGFKKVNDTLGHAAGDQLLCGVAERLKACVRSVDSVCRLGGDEFTVIVEDAGSQADVGRLCERILELLGQPHLLAAGRPVVTPSIGVAMATPGEAPDSLLRRADDAMYAAKRGGKGRYCVARPLE; encoded by the coding sequence ATGCCCGTCACCGTCGATCCGGCCCCCTGGCGCCTTCGGCTCAATTCCTCGCCCGGCCGCATCGTGGCCGCGGCAGGGCTGGTGCTGGTCCTGCTGGCCTTCAACGTGGCGCTGCTGCTGCAGCTTGAGTACCGCTCCGAGGCCGAGCGCATTCAGGTCGACGCCGACCGCGGCGCGCAGAAACTCGCCAGCCACGCCAGCAATGTGTTGGACCGGGCGGCACGGACGCTGGACCTGCTCCAGCGTCTGCGGGGCTCGGGCGAAGGCGGATTGCGCGACGCGGCCCAGTTGCTGGGCAATGGGGGCGTGGCTGGCTGGCTGGTGGTCGACGCCCGCGGCAACCTGATAGCCAGCGGCGGACGCGAGCTGCCGGCTTCGGTGTCGGCCAGGCCCTTCTTCCGGCGCGCCGCCAAGCTGTCGGATGCCGCTCTCGACCTGGCCGAGACCGAGGTCCTGCCCGGCGGCGACCCGCGGCCGGTGCTGCCCATGAGCCGGCGCCTGAGCGGCCCGGACGGCAGCTTCGTCGGCGCGGTCACGGCCCTGATTGCCCTGGACGATCTGACCGCTGCCGAGGAGCAGGCCGGACTCAGCGGCACCTTCACCCTGGTGGGCGCCGACGGCCGGGTGCGCGCCCGGCTCAACGACGGCAAGCTCTCGCACGGCGAGCTGATCGACCTGGAAAGCCTGCGCAAGCGCCAGGCGCAGGCCCGGGCCGAACTCGAGCCACTGCCCAGCCGGCTCGACGGGCAGTTGCGCTTCCTGGCGCTGGCCGAGCCGGGCCGTTACCCGCTGCTGGCCGCCGTCGGCCTGGAAGCCGAGTCGGCGCTGGCGAGCTACCGCGACCACCGGATGCGCATCCTGACCACCGGCGGCTTGGTCGGCCTGCTGCTGCTTGGCGCCGCCTGGCTGCTGATCCTGCAGGCGCGTCGTCTGGCCAGCAGTGGCCAGCTTGTCCAGAGCGCCGAATCGCGCCTTCGGGCCACGCTGGAAGGCAGCCTGGATGCCGTGCTGATGATGCGGGCCGAGCGCAATGCCCAGGGGCGGCTGGACGACCTGACGGTGATCGATGCCAACTCGCGCGCGGCTAGGCTGCTCGACGTGCGTGAGCCCATAGGCAGGCGCTTCTGCGAGCTGCTGCCCAGCGCGCGCGACAGCGGCATGCTCAACGAGTTCGAGCTGGCCCTGGCCAGTGGTCAGACCTTGCTCAGCGAGCGGGCTGCGCATTCGCCGCATCTGCATGACCACTGGCTGCAGCACCAGATCGTGCCGCTGGAGGACGGCGTGGCCCTGTTCACCCGCGACATCAGCGAGCGCAAGGCGGCCGAGGTGCGTCTGGACGAGCAGCGCAGCTTCCTGCAGAGCCTGCTCGACTACCTGCCCATTCCGGTGTTTGCCCGCAGCCTGCGCGGCGCCAATCGCGGGGACTACCTGTTCTGGAACCGCGCGGCCGAGCGGGGGTTCCACCGCCGTCGCGACGAGGTCATCGGACACAAGGTGCGCGACATCGTGGCCGATGCCGAGGACGCCCGCCGCTACGAGCAGCAGGATCTGGAGGTCCAGGCCGGCGGCGTGCCGCGGCACTATCCGGACCAGCATTTCGACAGTCCCGAAGGCCGCCGCTACTTCGACATGCTCAAGGCCCCGGTCTTCGGCAGCGATGGCCTGCCTGACTATGTCCTGGTGATTGCCGAGGACGTCACCGAGAAGCGGGGCAGTGCCGAGCGGCTGCGTCTGGCCTCGCGCGTGCTGGCCGAGATCGGCGATGCCGTGCTGCTGACCGATGCTCAGGACCGGGTGATCGACTGCAATCCGGCCTTTTCGGCCCTGACCGGCCGGGCCGCTGCCCAGTTGCTGGGTCGGCCGGCCACCGAATGCGGCCTGCCGCCCGTCGGAGAGCTGGACCCGAACACCCAGCGCTGGGTGGGTGAATCGCTGCTCATGTGTGCGGACGGGCGGGTGCTGGACATCTGGCTCAGCGTGGGCCGGATCAGCGATGCCGACGGCCGGCCCAGCCACCAGGTGCGCGTGTTCAGCGACATCTCGGCGCTGAAGCGCCACCAGGAGGAGCTGGACGAGATGGCGCGGCTGGACAGCCTGACCGGCCTGCCCAACCGGCGCAGTTTTGACGAACGTCTGGCCGAAGCCCTGGCGCGCAGCGGCCGCAGCGGCCACCTGCTGGGCCTGCTGTTCGTCGACCTGGACGGCTTCAAGAAGGTCAACGACACCCTGGGCCATGCGGCCGGTGACCAGCTGCTGTGCGGCGTGGCCGAGCGGCTCAAGGCCTGTGTGCGCAGCGTGGACTCGGTCTGCCGCCTCGGTGGCGACGAGTTCACCGTGATCGTCGAGGACGCCGGCAGCCAGGCCGATGTGGGCCGGCTGTGCGAACGCATCCTGGAGCTGCTGGGCCAGCCCCATCTGCTGGCCGCCGGCCGGCCCGTGGTGACGCCCAGCATTGGCGTGGCCATGGCCACGCCGGGCGAGGCGCCGGACAGCCTGCTGCGCCGTGCCGACGACGCCATGTACGCCGCCAAGCGGGGCGGCAAGGGCCGCTACTGCGTGGCCCGTCCCCTCGAGTAA